One window of Betaproteobacteria bacterium genomic DNA carries:
- a CDS encoding SDR family NAD(P)-dependent oxidoreductase, with amino-acid sequence MNKTALIVGAGSGLSAALARALAARGYRCALAARNVEKLAALCTETGAVALACNAAEPESVDRLFAQLDERIGVPGVVVYNPSGRVRGPLIDLGPAKVAEALAVSAYGGFLVAQAAVKRMLPHKQGAILFTGASASIKGYAHSAAFAMGKFALRGLAQSMARELAPQGIHVAHVVIDGGIRSAQRPVPADNPDSLLDPEAIAQTYMHLIEQQRSAWSWEVELRPWVERF; translated from the coding sequence ATGAACAAGACTGCTTTGATCGTCGGCGCGGGCAGCGGCTTGAGCGCTGCGCTTGCCCGGGCGCTTGCCGCACGCGGTTACCGCTGCGCGCTGGCGGCACGGAACGTGGAGAAGCTGGCGGCGCTGTGCACCGAAACCGGCGCCGTCGCCCTCGCCTGCAACGCCGCCGAGCCCGAATCCGTGGACCGGCTGTTTGCGCAGCTCGACGAGCGCATCGGCGTTCCCGGCGTGGTCGTGTACAACCCGAGTGGACGGGTGCGCGGCCCGCTGATCGATCTGGGCCCTGCGAAAGTCGCCGAAGCATTGGCGGTCAGCGCCTATGGCGGATTCCTGGTCGCCCAGGCCGCGGTCAAGCGCATGCTGCCGCACAAGCAAGGCGCCATCCTCTTCACCGGCGCATCGGCCAGCATCAAGGGCTATGCCCATTCCGCCGCCTTCGCCATGGGCAAGTTCGCCTTGCGCGGGCTGGCGCAAAGCATGGCACGCGAGCTCGCACCGCAAGGCATACACGTCGCGCACGTCGTGATCGACGGCGGCATCCGCTCCGCACAGCGGCCGGTGCCCGCAGACAATCCGGACAGCCTGCTCGATCCGGAGGCGATTGCGCAGACGTATATGCACCTGATCGAGCAGCAGCGCAGCGCGTGGAGCTGGGAGGTGGAGTTGCGGCCCTGGGTGGAGCGGTTCTGA